From a region of the Micropterus dolomieu isolate WLL.071019.BEF.003 ecotype Adirondacks linkage group LG21, ASM2129224v1, whole genome shotgun sequence genome:
- the med27 gene encoding mediator of RNA polymerase II transcription subunit 27, translated as MADVVNVGVNLDAFSHAINGIQALRSSVSRVFESLKDGMKNRETLEGREKQFIAEFQDNLQAVNRDLNELERLSGLVGRPSESHPLHNSGLLSLDPVQDKTPLYSQLLQAYKWSNKLQYHAGLASSLLNQQSLKRSANQMGASAKRRPKVQPSTLVLPPQYVDDVISRIGRMFPDMTIELFRPNGTSAVLLVTLGKVLKAIVVMRSLFIDRTVVRGFNENVYSEDGKLDIWTKSQYQVFQKVTDHATTALLHYQLPQMPDVVVRSFMTWLRSYIKLFQSSCQRCGHYLQDGLPPTWRDFRTLEAFHDTCRM; from the exons aTGGCGGACGTGGTGAACGTCGGGGTGAATCTGGACGCTTTCTCTCACGCCATTAATGGCATCCAGGCGCTCCGCTCCAGCGTGAGCCGCGTATTCGAGTCCCTGAAGGACGGCATGAAGAACCGGGAAACCCTAGAAGGCCGGGAGAAGCAGTTTATAGCCGAGTTCCAGGACAATCTGCAGGCAGTCAACAGAGACCTCAA TGAGTTGGAGCGTCTCAGTGGTCTGGTGGGTCGGCCCTCAGAGTCTCACCCTCTCCATAACAGCGGCCTTCTCAGTCTGGATCCAGTTCAGGACAAGACCCCGTTATACTCGCAGCTGCTTCAGGCCTACAAGTGGTCCAACAAG ttGCAGTACCACGCCGGTTTGGCTTCAAGTTTGTTGAATCAGCAGTCTCTCAAACGATCAGCCAATCAGATGGGAGCTTCAGCCAAGAGACGACCCaaagtccaacccagtactCTGGTACTACCTCCTCA GTACGTGGACGATGTCATCTCTCGGATCGGCAGGATGTTTCCTGATATGACCATCGAGCTGTTCCGACCCAACGGGACGTCGGCGGTGCTGCTG GTGACCCTGGGGAAAGTGCTGAAGGCCATCGTCGTGATGCGTTCACTGTTCATCGACAGAACCGTCGTCCGAGGATTCAACGAGAACGTTTACAGCGAGGACGGAAAG CTGGACATCTGGACCAAGTCTCAGTACCAGGTTTTCCAGAAG gtaacagaccACGCCACCACCGCCCTGCTGCACTACCAGCTGCCCCAGATGCCCGACGTGGTGGTCCGATCCTTCATG aCCTGGTTGCGGAGCTACATCAAACTCTTCCAGTCTTCCTGTCAGCGCTGTGGTCATTACCTGCAGGATGGACTTCCCCCAACGTGGAGGGACTTTAGGACCCTGGAGGCGTTTCACGACACCTGTCGTATGTGA